The Cardinium endosymbiont cEper1 of Encarsia pergandiella nucleotide sequence AAATTGACCTTATCTCGTTTCACTAGTGCTACTTCATTTAATGCAAAAGCAATGGGCTCATTTGAGCGATATAAGGCCAAAAGTATCCGCTCTTCTAGGGTATAATCGCCTTGAAAGAAGGCTACTAATCCAGCAATGGCCTCTGCTTGCGTAGCCTTAGTTAAGAACCCCAAATTACCTGTATGGATACCCAATAAAGGAATGGCATGGTCTTTAAGATAATGGGTAGTTTCTAGAAAAGTGCCATCTCCCCCTAAACTTATGATTAATTCTAAATCTAATTGTAGATTTAACTGCTTTAAATCGAAAAGGGGTAGTTGGCTTACCGAAACCATAGATGTATGTAATAATTCACCTAAAGTGCTAGAAATCATTACCCGTTTTTGGTATATTTCTGCTAAAGTGACCAGTTGCTTTAAAAAATCTAGGCCAACTGGACAAATTTTTCTGCTATGTATGGCAATTGACATGAAGCTATTATACAAGATTTAACTGTTATCCAGAACAGCTAAAAATTTTAGCTATTCTTTTTCTCATCCCTATGCTGGTATAATAACGTATAAATCTTCTTTCTCGCGCTTCATATAATATTTTTCACGAGCAAGCTGCTCTAAAAAATCAGGATTAGAGGCAAGCTCTTTTTTGTCTTTTTTAATCTTTTGAATCTGGAAAGTGTAGTCAATCGCATCTGTTTGTAATTTATTCCAACGTTTGTACAAACTATATTGTACAAATATATTTTGATAATCAAAAAAAAACATCCATACTGTAAAAAATAGGATCGAAATAAAATAAAAATTTAACCATACTTTTTTAGTAGGGCGCATTGTATTTTGATAATTCATATTAACTACTACGGTTTAGACCAATGGTCCCATTATTTTTTAGTTTTCTTTGGCCCTATCTATAAGTTTTTGATCTAATACTTTAGTAGCGCGTGCACCTAATTGTTTCATTTTCTCTGCTCTAGATACCAAACTTCCCTTTCCATCATATAGTTTTTTAGTTGCTTCTAGGAAGTTTTTTTGTGTTAAATCCAATTGTCGACCTATATTTTTTATATCCTCTATAAAGGCAACAAATTTATCATATAAGGCACCACCTTGGGTGGCAATTTCTAAAGCATTTTGATTTTGATAGGCTTGCCTCCATAAGTTTGCAATGGTACGCAGCGTGGCTATTAAATTCGATGGTGATACAATAACAATATTGCGTTCATAGGCTTCATTAAATAGCATGACTTCTTCTTGAACCGCTAGTGCAAATGCTGGCTCAATGGGTATAAACATTAAAACAAAGTCTAACCCTTGAAGGTTGTAAAGTGATTGATAGCGCTTCTCGCTTAGTGTTTTAATATGGCGCCTAATAGAGTGAATGTGTTGTTTAAGATGAAAAGCTTGCTCTGAGCGATGCGCATTGTTAAAAAACTGTTCATAATGGTTTAAAGATACTTTTGCATCAATGACAATATTGCGACCTTCTGGTAGATTAATGATTACATCTGGCTGCAATCTTTGTCCATCTTCTGTAGTAATAGACGGTTGTATTACATATTCTCTATTTTTAACCAACCCAGATTGGGCAAGAATATTTTCCAAAATAAACTCACCCCATCCTCCTTGTAATTTTGTATTTCCTTTTAGTGCCTTGGTGAGTCCTTCTGCTTCTTGTGTGATTTTTAGATTCAGGTCATGGAGTTGTTTTAGCTCTGTCCGTAAAGCTACATTTCTTTCCAAACTTTCTTGGTTGTACTGCGTTACCTGTTGGGAAAAGCCTTTAATTTTTTCGCTAAGTGGTGTTAATAACTGTTCCATTTGGCGTTGACTATGCTCTGAAAATTTTTTACTTTTTTCTTCTAATAGTTCATGTGCTAAGTTTTTAAAATGGATGGTCAGCTGCCTTTGAAGTTGTTCTACAGATTGCCCTTGTTCGGCTATTTTTTCCTCTAAATAGTGGGTATGGGCGTGTGAAGCTCCTAATTCTTTAGTAATTTTCAGGTGTTTTTCTTGTAGTGTGTTAGATTGATATTGGCATTCTTCTAAATGCTTTTCCAGATTGGCAATTGTATTTTGTAAAGTTGAAATGGTTGCTTTGCTCAGAATCTTTGCTACCCACCATCCAATGGTTAAACCAATAAGCGCTGTGGTAATAAAGTAGATTAAGAACGGCATAGCGATCAAAAAATAGAAAAAAATAAAAGCATACTATAAAAAGTTGCAAAAAGCCCATTCTTAAAATTGACCAATAGTACCTAATCTAGAACTTTAGTGATTTGGGAATGGCTTTTTAACAAAACTTTTTCTAAAGTAGATTTTACTTTTGTAGCTTTTTTATATAAAAGTTATCGTTGTTTTATAACAGCTTTAAACTTTAATTTCAACCTCTACACCACTAGGTAGCTCCAGCTTGGTCAATGCATCTACTGCTTTTGAACTACTAGAGTAAATATCTATCAATCTTTTATGGGTACAAAGTTGAAATTGTTCACGCGACTTTTTATTGACATGTGGCGAACGCAATACCGTATACACTTCTTTTTTACCTGGAAGTGGAATAGGACCATTTACTACTGTTTTAGTAGCTTTCACAGCTTTAACGATGCTATCTGCTGATTTATCTAAGAGCACAGCATCGAATGATTTAAGTTTGATTCGAATTTTTTGATTCATATAATTGGTGCTTATGATGCTATACCGTTATGCCTTTTGCTTTATTAATAATGGATTCTGCTAAATTTTTAGGAACAGGTTCATAATGCGAAAAAGTTAATGAAGCGGATGCCCTACCTGAAGTAATGGTTCTCAGATCTGTAACATAACCAAATAGCTCTGCCAATGGTACGTCTGCTTTAACAATTTGTGTACCTCCTTTACTATCCATTCCTTTCATAATACCCCTTCTTCTATTAAGATCTCCGGTTACAGAACCTGTAAACTCATTAGGCGTAGCTACTTCTACAGACATGATAGGTTCTAAAATTACAGGAGAAGCTTTTTGTGCAGCGGCCCTAAATCCAGCTCTAGCGGCTAATTCAAAAGATAGCGCATCTGAATCTACATCATGATAAGAACCATGAAAAATTTTAACCCGCATAGATTCTACCGGATAGTTTGCCAATGGACCATTTTCCATAGCTGCTGCAAACCCTTTTTGAATAGCTGGAATAAATTCTTTAGGAATAACCCCCCCAATAATTTTATTTACAAATTCCAATCCAGGCGTAATGGAGGCTCCCTCAACTACCTCCCTAGGTCCTATCTCAAAAACGATATCTGCAAATTTACCTCTACCACCTGTTTGCTTTTTATAAACTTCTTTGTGCTCTACCGTAGCAGTAAGTGCTTCTTTGTAGGCCACTTGTGGGGCACCTTGGTTGATTTCAAGTTTAAATTCACGTTTAAGCCGATCAATAATAATTTCCAAGTGCAACTCACCCATCCCTTTCAAAATGGTTTGGCCTGTTTCACGATTGGTTTCCATCCGTAAAGTTGGATCCTCCTCCATTAGCTTGGCAATAGATAAGGTCAATTTATCCTGGTCTGCCTGTTTTTTAGGTTCAATAGAATAACCAATTACCGGCTCTGGAAAGGTGATCGCTTCCAATATAGCTTTATCTTTTTCATTTGTCAGGGTATCTCCTGTTTTAATTTCTTTAAAGCCTACTACTGCACAAATATCTCCTGCTTGTACCCCATTGATGGGATTTTGTTTATTGGCATGCATCTGCATCAGACGCGCAATCCGTTCTTTTTTGCCTGTTCTATTGTTTTGAACATAAGATCCTGCATCTAGGGTACCAGAATAGACCCGTAAAAAAGCAAGCCTACCTACAAAAGGATCCGTTGCGATTTTAAAAGCTAATGCCGTAAATGGCTCACTATTTTCTGGCTTTCTAAGCATTACTGCTTCTGTATCTGGATGGGTGCAGGCTACTGGTGGCAAATTTAGTGGAGAGGGAAGATAGGCACATGCTGCATCCAATAGTGCCTGAACCCCCTTATTTTTAAAGGCAGAACCACAGAGTACAGGGGAAAACGACAGATCAATAACGGCTTTTCGAATGGCTGCCTTTATTTCATCTGCTGTAATGGCATCTGGATGGTCAAAGAATTTTTCCATTAATTGCTCATCATAACTGGCTACACTTTCAATCAGCTTTTGACGCCATTCCTCAGCAGTCTCTATCAAATCATTAGGAATAGGTATAACCTGATAAGTCATACCCAAATCATGTTCATTCCAAACGATTGCTTCATTGGTAATCAAATCTACTACCCCTTTAAATGACGCTTCACTGCCAATCGGAATTTGCAAAGGAACAGGATTGGCGCCTAATTTTTCCTTAATTTCATTCAAAGCGTTAAAAAAGTTTGCACCGGCTCTATCCATTTTGTTTATAAAACAGATACGGGGTACCTTATATTTATCTGCTTGATGCCAAACCGTTTCAGACTGGGGCTCTACACCAGATACCGCACAAAATAAAGCAACAGCACCATCTAAAACACGCAAAGAACGCTCTACTTCTACTGTAAAATCTACGT carries:
- a CDS encoding DNA recombination protein RmuC; this encodes MPFLIYFITTALIGLTIGWWVAKILSKATISTLQNTIANLEKHLEECQYQSNTLQEKHLKITKELGASHAHTHYLEEKIAEQGQSVEQLQRQLTIHFKNLAHELLEEKSKKFSEHSQRQMEQLLTPLSEKIKGFSQQVTQYNQESLERNVALRTELKQLHDLNLKITQEAEGLTKALKGNTKLQGGWGEFILENILAQSGLVKNREYVIQPSITTEDGQRLQPDVIINLPEGRNIVIDAKVSLNHYEQFFNNAHRSEQAFHLKQHIHSIRRHIKTLSEKRYQSLYNLQGLDFVLMFIPIEPAFALAVQEEVMLFNEAYERNIVIVSPSNLIATLRTIANLWRQAYQNQNALEIATQGGALYDKFVAFIEDIKNIGRQLDLTQKNFLEATKKLYDGKGSLVSRAEKMKQLGARATKVLDQKLIDRAKEN
- the fusA gene encoding elongation factor G, with protein sequence MASELTFLRNIGIMAHIDAGKTTTTERILYYTGLTHKIGEVHDGGAVMDWMAQEQERGITITSAATTTFWKYPTIQGKATDKTQTYKVNIIDTPGHVDFTVEVERSLRVLDGAVALFCAVSGVEPQSETVWHQADKYKVPRICFINKMDRAGANFFNALNEIKEKLGANPVPLQIPIGSEASFKGVVDLITNEAIVWNEHDLGMTYQVIPIPNDLIETAEEWRQKLIESVASYDEQLMEKFFDHPDAITADEIKAAIRKAVIDLSFSPVLCGSAFKNKGVQALLDAACAYLPSPLNLPPVACTHPDTEAVMLRKPENSEPFTALAFKIATDPFVGRLAFLRVYSGTLDAGSYVQNNRTGKKERIARLMQMHANKQNPINGVQAGDICAVVGFKEIKTGDTLTNEKDKAILEAITFPEPVIGYSIEPKKQADQDKLTLSIAKLMEEDPTLRMETNRETGQTILKGMGELHLEIIIDRLKREFKLEINQGAPQVAYKEALTATVEHKEVYKKQTGGRGKFADIVFEIGPREVVEGASITPGLEFVNKIIGGVIPKEFIPAIQKGFAAAMENGPLANYPVESMRVKIFHGSYHDVDSDALSFELAARAGFRAAAQKASPVILEPIMSVEVATPNEFTGSVTGDLNRRRGIMKGMDSKGGTQIVKADVPLAELFGYVTDLRTITSGRASASLTFSHYEPVPKNLAESIINKAKGITV
- a CDS encoding septum formation initiator family protein; translation: MNYQNTMRPTKKVWLNFYFISILFFTVWMFFFDYQNIFVQYSLYKRWNKLQTDAIDYTFQIQKIKKDKKELASNPDFLEQLAREKYYMKREKEDLYVIIPA
- the rpsJ gene encoding 30S ribosomal protein S10 yields the protein MNQKIRIKLKSFDAVLLDKSADSIVKAVKATKTVVNGPIPLPGKKEVYTVLRSPHVNKKSREQFQLCTHKRLIDIYSSSSKAVDALTKLELPSGVEVEIKV
- a CDS encoding NAD(+)/NADH kinase, which codes for MSIAIHSRKICPVGLDFLKQLVTLAEIYQKRVMISSTLGELLHTSMVSVSQLPLFDLKQLNLQLDLELIISLGGDGTFLETTHYLKDHAIPLLGIHTGNLGFLTKATQAEAIAGLVAFFQGDYTLEERILLALYRSNEPIAFALNEVALVKRDKVNLLTIDGYIDGQFITTYRADGLIIATPTGSTAYSLSCSGPIVLTSSNSLVITPISPHNLALRPLVVPDTALLSFVVRRHNKDMLVAIDGRTIPITMQEQLVVKKAPFLLKLVQFSKTTIFDVLREKLYWGLDARNQ